A genomic segment from Nodularia sphaerocarpa UHCC 0038 encodes:
- a CDS encoding GIY-YIG nuclease family protein encodes MPKRKTQEEFIKEAQAKHGDFYNYTKALYISSKTKVILICPQHGEFQITPSHHLQGVGCRKCFDERMRNDQNTIIAKFRQTHGEYYNYDQVIYKRIDLKVTIECPLHGDFEQVSAAHIAGSGCPKCAVEGQALSNEEFIRKSQIKHESKYDYSQVIYINNSTKVAIICPQHGLFHQLPSNHLRGSQCPQCSQETITAKKHSFKYKNVAYSSIKSACKILGKDYWIVIKRLDAGWTLEQAFDDEPHNPRHPFEFDGIVYNGIEDAVRKLNAPVSSTTVRRRLAEGMNKAQALFTPPKFGYDNGVIYVITNGINGKQYVGLTTTSIEQRWERHLEQISRKEASLIHKAIAEFGEENFKLEVIEQASNIEELRIKEREWIKKLNTLTPEGYNVTLGGEVGGAPGKPTRLPGDPILYPSLQAAAKALAEREGINQEAAEKRIYTGRVDANKPHGMSKTRIYKYWSKLVHQSANPNSKEYNGYIICEHWQHFRKFFDEMNEGYQEGLCLKLIDPSLPYSKENCIWVNKNELHKSHGMVGTKFYKIWARLKHHRTNPTAKDYEGTSLCNSWQMFENFKAEMYDSYQEGMGLKLIDLSKPYSKENCCWMTRCDLLKKHPISENRNP; translated from the coding sequence ATGCCAAAACGCAAAACCCAAGAGGAATTTATCAAAGAAGCTCAGGCTAAACATGGAGATTTTTATAACTATACCAAAGCACTTTACATAAGCTCCAAAACCAAAGTCATTCTAATTTGCCCTCAGCATGGGGAGTTTCAAATCACTCCCAGCCATCACCTTCAAGGTGTAGGTTGTCGTAAATGCTTTGATGAAAGAATGCGGAATGATCAAAATACTATCATTGCAAAATTTCGCCAAACTCACGGCGAATACTATAATTACGATCAGGTAATTTATAAACGAATTGACTTAAAAGTTACAATTGAATGTCCTCTTCATGGTGACTTTGAACAAGTATCGGCTGCTCACATAGCTGGATCAGGTTGTCCTAAATGTGCAGTTGAGGGACAAGCCTTATCAAATGAAGAATTTATTAGAAAATCTCAAATTAAACATGAATCTAAATATGACTATAGTCAAGTTATCTATATCAATAACTCTACTAAAGTAGCTATCATTTGCCCACAGCACGGACTTTTTCACCAACTGCCAAGTAATCATCTTCGAGGCAGTCAATGTCCTCAATGTTCTCAAGAAACTATCACAGCAAAAAAACATAGTTTTAAATATAAGAATGTTGCTTATTCTAGCATTAAATCTGCTTGCAAAATTTTGGGTAAAGATTACTGGATTGTTATCAAAAGATTAGATGCTGGTTGGACTTTAGAACAAGCTTTTGATGATGAACCTCATAATCCTCGACATCCTTTTGAATTTGATGGAATTGTCTATAACGGTATAGAAGATGCAGTTCGTAAACTAAATGCTCCTGTTAGTTCTACGACTGTAAGAAGAAGGCTTGCAGAAGGCATGAATAAGGCACAAGCTTTATTTACTCCTCCTAAATTTGGGTACGATAATGGAGTAATTTATGTAATCACTAACGGCATAAATGGTAAGCAATATGTAGGATTGACAACAACATCTATAGAACAACGATGGGAGAGGCACTTAGAGCAAATCTCTAGAAAAGAGGCTTCTCTAATTCACAAAGCAATCGCTGAATTTGGAGAGGAGAATTTCAAGCTTGAAGTCATCGAGCAAGCCTCTAATATTGAAGAACTAAGAATTAAGGAGCGTGAATGGATTAAGAAACTCAATACCCTTACTCCTGAAGGTTACAATGTAACTTTAGGTGGAGAAGTTGGTGGTGCGCCAGGTAAACCTACAAGACTTCCTGGAGATCCTATACTGTATCCATCTCTTCAAGCAGCAGCTAAAGCTTTAGCTGAACGAGAGGGAATTAACCAAGAAGCTGCTGAGAAAAGAATTTATACAGGTCGGGTTGATGCTAATAAACCTCATGGTATGTCTAAGACCAGAATTTACAAGTATTGGTCCAAATTAGTTCACCAATCAGCTAACCCCAACTCTAAAGAGTACAATGGTTACATTATCTGTGAACATTGGCAGCATTTTCGTAAATTTTTTGATGAAATGAATGAGGGATATCAAGAAGGTTTATGTCTTAAATTGATTGATCCTTCTCTTCCTTATTCCAAAGAAAACTGCATTTGGGTTAATAAGAATGAATTGCATAAAAGTCATGGGATGGTGGGAACAAAATTCTATAAAATTTGGGCGAGACTAAAGCATCATCGTACTAATCCAACTGCCAAAGATTATGAAGGAACATCTCTGTGTAATAGTTGGCAGATGTTTGAAAACTTCAAAGCTGAGATGTATGATTCGTATCAAGAAGGAATGGGTTTGAAGCTAATTGATCTAAGCAAGCCTTACTCTAAGGAAAATTGCTGTTGGATGACCAGATGTGATTTGCTTAAAAAACATCCCATCTCGGAAAATCGTAATCCTTAA
- a CDS encoding Hfq-related RNA-binding protein, giving the protein MPTTEFDTSLPSIRQLQELIKQKAVIELKLVTGDLLTGKVFWQDHNCVCIVDDRNQQTTIWKQAIAYYKSK; this is encoded by the coding sequence ATGCCTACAACTGAATTTGATACGTCATTACCTAGCATTCGTCAACTACAAGAACTAATTAAACAAAAAGCGGTGATCGAGTTGAAATTGGTAACGGGTGATTTGCTCACAGGTAAGGTTTTCTGGCAAGATCACAACTGTGTTTGTATTGTGGATGATCGTAATCAGCAAACAACAATTTGGAAACAGGCGATCGCCTACTACAAGTCTAAGTAG
- the ychF gene encoding redox-regulated ATPase YchF, with the protein MLRAGIVGLPNVGKSTLFNAVVANAKAEAANFPFCTIEPNVGIVSVPDERLNVLANIASSVQTIPARVEFVDIAGLVKGASQGEGLGNQFLSHIREVDAIIHVVRCFENEDIIHVAGSIDPARDIEIINLELGLSDLAQIERRIDRTRKQARTSKDAQFEITILEKLVAALNEGQSVRQVSLSKEEAEIIKGLELLTNKPIIYAANVSEEELATGNDFVEKVRQVAASENAQVVIVSAQVEAELVELPEADKADFLESLGVKEGGLKSLIRATYTLLGLRTYFTCGPKETRAWTINAGMSAPQAAGVIHSDFERGFIRAETVAYEALVTHGSMNAAKEKGLVRSEGKEYIVQEGDVMLFRFNV; encoded by the coding sequence ATGCTAAGAGCCGGAATTGTCGGACTTCCCAACGTCGGAAAATCAACTTTATTTAATGCTGTAGTCGCTAACGCCAAAGCCGAAGCAGCTAACTTTCCTTTCTGCACGATTGAACCGAATGTGGGCATCGTCTCAGTACCGGATGAGCGTTTAAATGTTCTGGCTAACATTGCCAGTTCTGTACAAACTATACCAGCGCGGGTTGAGTTTGTCGATATCGCCGGCTTGGTGAAAGGTGCTAGTCAAGGAGAAGGACTAGGAAATCAATTTTTGTCCCACATCCGCGAAGTTGATGCAATTATCCATGTGGTGCGTTGTTTTGAAAATGAAGATATTATCCATGTCGCCGGTTCTATTGACCCAGCCAGAGATATTGAAATCATTAATTTAGAATTGGGTTTATCAGATTTAGCGCAAATTGAGCGCCGAATTGACCGCACTCGTAAACAAGCCCGCACCAGCAAAGATGCACAGTTTGAAATCACCATTTTGGAAAAATTAGTTGCTGCTTTAAATGAAGGTCAATCTGTCCGTCAGGTAAGTTTATCTAAAGAAGAAGCAGAGATTATTAAGGGACTGGAATTACTAACTAATAAACCAATTATCTACGCGGCTAATGTTTCTGAAGAGGAATTAGCAACGGGTAATGATTTTGTGGAAAAAGTTCGGCAAGTTGCAGCTAGTGAAAATGCCCAAGTTGTGATTGTTTCGGCGCAAGTTGAAGCGGAATTAGTGGAATTACCAGAAGCTGATAAAGCTGATTTTCTGGAATCTTTAGGTGTTAAAGAAGGTGGTTTAAAATCTTTAATTCGTGCTACTTACACCCTTTTAGGATTGCGGACATATTTCACCTGTGGACCGAAAGAAACCCGCGCTTGGACAATTAACGCCGGAATGTCTGCACCCCAAGCTGCTGGTGTGATTCACTCTGATTTTGAACGGGGATTTATTCGGGCTGAAACCGTTGCTTATGAGGCTTTAGTTACACACGGTTCTATGAATGCTGCTAAGGAAAAAGGCTTAGTTCGTAGTGAAGGAAAAGAATATATTGTGCAAGAAGGGGATGTAATGTTATTCCGGTTTAATGTGTAG
- a CDS encoding efflux RND transporter permease subunit, which yields MAQLFFRNLRLLFLAIFLIVAWGTVTFQSLPRLEDPELTSRFALVTTFLPGGTAERTESLVTDPVEAKIAEIPEVKSYESTSRAGVSTISVDLLDNVGKNRVPLVWSRVRDKLREVQGELPREASEPKLDEGEVRAYALLAALTWEQSDAPNYAILQRRAEVLKNALRSLSGTDEVEIFGAPQEEITVNVNTETLASLGITASELAGQIQQSDAKTSAGQFRGDNTLLYEVQGELDTLNRLQQIPVRCSNCESNREFRLLADIATIEKGIATPPTELAFTAGKAAIAVGVYVQSQYRLDRWAVDAQKTIDSFRADLPKGIQLEIVFDQSRYVTARLNNLIGNLLSGALMLFVICIIMMGWQQALAVQMALPLSVAIALIVMGLLGIPLHQMSVTGLIVALGILVDNAIILVDEMNIRLKAGMSLETAITETVQYLRAPLLGGTLTTVFSFAPIALLPGATGEFVGTIGLNVIVAVLASLLVALTISPAITAKIYQWNHRRSFTSKGAIGKQRWWESGFSHPGLTDWYRCSLQWSLRYPKRAIALTLILPVMGFTLMTTLSLQFFPAADREQFIVELELAPASSLGQIEQLTQEVEVKLRSHSEVQKVYWFLGKSAPKVYYNQLTNRENESSFAGAIVQINGIAGDRFIRKLQTEFNSAFPNARALVRLFEQGPPFEAPIELRIYGSDVDRLQQLSGEIRAVLAEVPTITHIRTRLNDVLPQLALDIDEPEARSRGLSRREIAEQLQIITEGLNGGTILEDTEEVPVRVRLSNSDRADLSQLQSVNLLPSDSEALRRNRNGYIPLETVGKLNLIPKNAAITRNNGRRVSTVQGYLTAGTLPANALADFRQRLQKSFSLPQGYSLEFGGEEAERNSATGGLLGYAIVLGIALVVTLVLSMNSFALAGLIGIVAILAIGLGGLSVWLFGYPFGFNPIIGTVGLIGVAVNDSITVLTALKSDTLAQTGDRSAMVETVIHTTRHVLTTTFTTMAGFIPLILGGGGFWPPLAVVIAGGVGGATILALYFIPSAYLLLPSAKPRRSR from the coding sequence ATGGCACAGCTATTTTTTCGCAATTTGCGCTTGCTATTTTTGGCGATTTTTCTGATTGTGGCTTGGGGAACTGTCACTTTTCAATCTCTACCTCGACTGGAAGATCCTGAACTTACTTCTCGTTTTGCTCTAGTTACTACTTTTTTGCCAGGAGGAACGGCCGAACGCACGGAATCTCTGGTTACTGATCCCGTTGAAGCCAAGATTGCTGAAATTCCAGAAGTGAAAAGCTATGAGTCCACGTCACGCGCCGGGGTTTCTACTATTTCCGTAGATTTACTTGATAATGTGGGTAAAAATCGTGTACCCTTGGTGTGGTCACGGGTGCGGGATAAATTGCGGGAGGTACAAGGGGAATTACCCAGGGAAGCCAGTGAACCGAAATTAGATGAGGGAGAAGTGCGTGCTTATGCTCTCCTAGCAGCCCTGACTTGGGAACAGTCTGATGCACCAAATTACGCCATTTTGCAGCGACGGGCAGAGGTGTTAAAAAATGCTTTGCGATCGCTCTCTGGCACAGATGAAGTGGAGATTTTTGGCGCACCCCAAGAAGAAATTACGGTGAATGTGAATACAGAAACTCTTGCTAGTTTGGGAATTACTGCCTCAGAATTAGCAGGGCAAATTCAACAAAGCGATGCCAAAACTTCCGCCGGACAGTTTCGCGGTGACAATACTCTGCTTTATGAAGTGCAAGGAGAATTGGATACCCTGAACCGTTTGCAGCAAATACCCGTGCGCTGTTCTAACTGTGAATCTAACCGGGAATTTCGCCTTTTGGCAGACATCGCCACCATTGAAAAAGGAATTGCCACACCGCCTACAGAATTAGCATTTACTGCCGGTAAAGCTGCGATCGCCGTTGGTGTTTATGTGCAGTCCCAATATCGTCTGGATCGCTGGGCTGTAGACGCACAGAAGACGATTGATAGTTTTCGGGCTGATTTACCCAAGGGGATACAGTTAGAGATTGTCTTTGATCAGAGTCGTTATGTAACGGCGCGATTAAATAATCTCATCGGTAATTTGCTGTCTGGGGCTTTGATGCTGTTCGTGATTTGCATTATCATGATGGGCTGGCAACAGGCATTAGCTGTACAGATGGCACTGCCGCTTTCAGTAGCGATCGCCCTGATTGTCATGGGCTTGTTGGGTATTCCCTTACATCAAATGTCGGTAACGGGGCTAATTGTAGCCTTGGGCATTCTGGTTGATAATGCGATTATTCTCGTAGATGAGATGAATATCCGCCTGAAAGCGGGAATGTCTTTAGAAACTGCCATCACAGAAACCGTGCAGTATCTCCGCGCTCCTTTGCTGGGGGGGACACTAACCACAGTATTCTCCTTTGCACCTATTGCCTTACTTCCCGGTGCAACTGGTGAATTTGTCGGAACGATTGGTTTAAATGTGATTGTGGCAGTGTTGGCTTCGCTGTTGGTAGCATTAACGATTTCCCCAGCGATTACCGCGAAAATTTATCAGTGGAATCATCGTCGCTCGTTCACTTCTAAAGGCGCAATTGGCAAGCAAAGATGGTGGGAATCAGGATTTTCTCATCCTGGACTCACGGACTGGTATCGTTGTTCTTTGCAGTGGTCGTTGCGGTATCCTAAACGGGCGATCGCCCTAACCTTAATTTTACCAGTAATGGGGTTTACCCTCATGACTACTTTAAGTTTACAATTCTTTCCGGCTGCTGACCGCGAACAGTTCATAGTGGAGTTAGAATTGGCTCCTGCCAGTTCTTTAGGGCAAATTGAGCAGTTGACACAAGAGGTAGAAGTTAAGTTACGCAGTCATTCTGAAGTTCAAAAAGTGTATTGGTTTTTGGGCAAGAGTGCGCCGAAAGTCTATTACAACCAACTGACTAATCGGGAGAACGAGAGCAGTTTTGCTGGGGCGATTGTGCAGATAAATGGCATTGCTGGCGATCGCTTTATTCGCAAATTGCAAACAGAATTTAACAGTGCCTTTCCTAATGCTCGTGCTTTGGTGCGGTTGTTTGAGCAGGGACCACCTTTTGAAGCCCCAATTGAGTTACGAATTTACGGCTCTGATGTCGATCGCCTACAACAATTAAGTGGGGAAATCAGAGCAGTTTTGGCAGAAGTTCCCACCATTACGCACATTCGTACCCGCCTCAACGATGTGCTTCCCCAACTCGCCCTGGATATTGACGAACCAGAAGCGCGATCGCGAGGTTTAAGCCGGCGAGAAATTGCCGAACAATTGCAAATCATCACCGAAGGGTTAAACGGTGGCACAATTTTAGAAGATACCGAAGAAGTGCCTGTACGAGTCCGTTTGAGTAATAGCGATCGCGCTGACTTAAGCCAATTGCAATCGGTGAATCTTCTACCAAGCGATAGCGAAGCGCTCCGTAGGAATCGTAACGGCTACATTCCCTTAGAAACCGTTGGTAAACTGAATTTAATCCCCAAAAATGCCGCCATCACTCGCAACAACGGTCGCAGAGTCAGCACAGTGCAGGGCTATCTCACCGCAGGAACCTTACCTGCTAACGCTCTCGCTGATTTTCGCCAACGTTTGCAAAAGTCTTTCTCCCTACCCCAAGGCTATAGCCTGGAATTTGGTGGTGAAGAAGCAGAACGTAACAGCGCCACTGGTGGACTACTCGGTTACGCCATTGTGCTAGGAATTGCCCTGGTGGTAACTCTGGTACTTTCTATGAATTCTTTCGCCCTTGCGGGTTTGATTGGCATCGTGGCCATTCTTGCCATCGGTTTGGGCGGATTATCGGTTTGGCTGTTCGGCTATCCCTTTGGCTTTAATCCCATCATCGGCACGGTAGGATTGATTGGGGTAGCTGTGAATGATTCAATTACTGTTCTCACTGCCCTCAAGAGTGATACCCTGGCACAGACAGGCGATAGATCAGCGATGGTGGAAACTGTTATTCATACTACGCGCCATGTCCTGACAACCACATTCACCACAATGGCAGGCTTTATCCCCCTGATTCTGGGCGGCGGTGGATTTTGGCCTCCTTTGGCTGTGGTGATTGCAGGCGGTGTGGGTGGTGCAACCATTCTCGCCCTTTATTTTATTCCTAGTGCCTATTTATTGTTGCCTTCGGCAAAACCGCGCCGCAGCCGATAG
- a CDS encoding cation:proton antiporter: MQEDFRLIVDLVTVLAVAACGGLLASLLRQPVLLGYLIGGMIVGPAGLGVIKEVIQVETLAQFGVAFLLFALGVEFSFAELKKVKAIALGGGGLQIVLTIVFTVIVCGITGAGEELPAKGVFLGSILSLSSTAVVLKCLMERNETETPHGQVMLGILVVQDLALGLMIAVLPALNQPAETIGIAVVTALLRLALFAGGAVVAGIWVIPRLLRILARTESRELFLLGVVTLCLGIALLTEHLGLSIEMGAFVAGLMISEVEYADQTLTYVEPLRDIFASLFFVAIGMLIDPVFLWNNIELILVLVALVFVGKFLIITPLVKLFRYPLKTALIAGLGLAQIGEFSFVLASEGQALGLVSRRIYLLILGTTAVTLMLTPFVLRLVPFLFNFAESMPWLQPYLEENYPRDVSENLPSKSHFVVCGYGRVGKNLVKLLQQHDLPVVVIDQSERRIQQLREEGVPYVYGNCVSLHVLETAGVNNAKGMAIALPDPMSTRLSLKRALELCPELDLVVRATQDKNIELLYQLGAKEVVQPEFEASLEMASHLLTGLGFSSLIVQQEMKQIRNNHYLTLRPERSPAQVSRDLQQATRDLNRRWYTLPDASPLIDMSLGEADIRYLTGASLMAIRRANEAEIDYPNAQTILEAGDRLLVVGAAEELAALEEFAQGKVAVPGENKACQWVTINADCPVLGITLADLDLHPQSGVEVQAIRRDGKFIRSPEQKTDLRVGDQVLLCGKLSSLNQLQPFFASSTTPLTTSYS; encoded by the coding sequence GTGCAGGAAGATTTTAGACTAATCGTTGATTTAGTTACAGTTCTCGCCGTCGCCGCCTGTGGTGGACTTTTGGCTTCACTTTTACGCCAACCTGTGCTATTGGGATATCTGATCGGCGGGATGATTGTGGGACCAGCAGGTTTGGGAGTAATTAAGGAAGTTATTCAAGTAGAAACACTGGCTCAGTTCGGTGTCGCTTTTTTATTATTTGCTTTGGGTGTGGAATTTTCCTTTGCTGAACTCAAAAAAGTGAAGGCGATCGCATTGGGAGGTGGTGGGCTACAAATTGTCTTAACGATTGTGTTCACCGTTATAGTATGCGGAATCACCGGGGCTGGGGAAGAATTACCTGCGAAAGGTGTATTTTTAGGGTCAATTTTATCTTTATCTTCCACCGCAGTTGTCCTCAAGTGCTTAATGGAGCGCAACGAAACAGAAACGCCCCACGGACAAGTAATGCTAGGGATTTTGGTAGTGCAGGATTTAGCACTAGGACTAATGATCGCGGTATTACCAGCGCTGAATCAACCAGCAGAAACTATTGGTATTGCAGTGGTGACAGCCTTACTGCGGCTGGCTTTATTTGCTGGGGGTGCAGTAGTAGCTGGGATTTGGGTGATTCCCCGTTTGTTGCGAATCCTCGCCCGCACCGAAAGCCGAGAATTATTTTTATTGGGTGTGGTAACGCTGTGTTTAGGGATTGCTCTACTGACAGAACATTTGGGACTTTCTATTGAGATGGGGGCGTTTGTCGCTGGTTTAATGATATCAGAAGTGGAATATGCTGACCAAACTTTAACTTATGTCGAACCACTGCGAGATATTTTTGCTAGTTTATTTTTTGTCGCCATTGGGATGTTAATTGACCCGGTGTTTTTGTGGAATAATATCGAATTGATTTTGGTATTGGTAGCACTGGTATTTGTCGGTAAGTTTTTAATTATCACGCCTTTGGTAAAACTGTTTCGCTATCCGTTAAAAACAGCTTTAATCGCTGGGTTAGGACTGGCGCAAATTGGGGAATTTTCCTTTGTGTTAGCCAGTGAAGGTCAGGCTTTGGGCTTAGTTTCTCGGCGCATATATTTGCTGATTTTAGGAACTACAGCAGTTACTTTAATGCTGACTCCCTTTGTGTTGCGATTAGTGCCATTTTTATTTAATTTTGCCGAATCAATGCCTTGGTTGCAACCCTATTTAGAAGAAAATTATCCCCGTGATGTCTCGGAAAATTTACCCTCAAAAAGTCATTTTGTCGTCTGCGGTTATGGGCGAGTGGGTAAGAATCTGGTGAAGTTGTTACAACAACATGATTTACCTGTGGTAGTGATCGACCAATCTGAAAGAAGGATACAGCAATTACGGGAGGAGGGCGTACCTTATGTTTATGGTAATTGTGTGAGTCTTCACGTTTTGGAAACTGCGGGGGTCAATAATGCGAAGGGAATGGCGATCGCACTTCCTGACCCCATGAGTACCCGGCTTTCTTTAAAACGGGCTTTAGAATTGTGTCCTGAATTAGATTTGGTTGTTCGCGCTACTCAAGATAAAAATATTGAATTACTTTATCAATTGGGAGCGAAGGAAGTAGTTCAACCAGAATTTGAAGCTAGCTTAGAAATGGCTAGTCATTTATTAACAGGCTTAGGGTTTTCATCCTTGATAGTGCAACAGGAAATGAAGCAAATTCGCAATAATCATTATTTAACATTACGACCAGAGCGATCGCCTGCACAAGTTTCCCGTGATTTACAGCAAGCTACTCGTGATTTAAATCGCCGTTGGTATACCCTACCAGATGCTTCTCCTTTGATTGATATGAGTTTAGGCGAAGCCGATATCCGCTACTTAACAGGCGCAAGTTTGATGGCTATTCGCCGTGCTAACGAAGCGGAAATAGATTATCCCAATGCTCAAACTATTTTAGAAGCAGGCGATCGCTTGTTGGTAGTAGGCGCAGCTGAGGAATTAGCAGCTTTAGAAGAATTTGCTCAGGGAAAGGTGGCTGTTCCTGGAGAAAATAAAGCTTGTCAGTGGGTTACGATTAATGCTGATTGTCCCGTTTTAGGTATCACCCTTGCAGATTTGGATCTGCACCCACAATCAGGAGTCGAAGTGCAAGCGATACGGCGAGATGGTAAATTTATCCGTAGTCCTGAGCAAAAAACCGATTTGCGAGTTGGTGATCAAGTGCTGTTATGCGGTAAATTGTCGAGTTTAAATCAACTACAACCATTTTTTGCTAGCAGCACCACACCTTTAACGACATCTTATTCTTGA
- the dapF gene encoding diaminopimelate epimerase, producing the protein MAIEFTKYHGLGNDFILVDNRASSLPVLTPEQAIQLCDRHFGIGADGVIFALPGENGADYTMRIFNSDGSEPEMCGNGIRCLGRFIADLEGESRNKDSYRIHTLAGMITPQLMADGQVKVDMGLPRLLAGEIPTTLGTAETKVINQPIEVAGQTWEVTCVSMGNPHCITFVEDVAAIPLEIIGPQFEHHPAFPQRINTEFIQVVSRDYVKMRVWERGAGITLACGTGACASLVAGVLTGKCDRIATVELPGGPLQIEWSEIDQRIYMTGPAQLVFTGQL; encoded by the coding sequence ATGGCAATCGAATTTACTAAGTATCACGGACTGGGAAACGATTTTATTTTAGTTGACAACCGCGCGTCATCCTTGCCAGTATTGACTCCAGAGCAAGCAATTCAATTGTGCGATCGCCACTTTGGTATCGGTGCTGATGGTGTGATTTTTGCCTTACCGGGAGAAAACGGTGCTGATTACACCATGCGGATTTTTAATTCCGATGGTTCAGAACCGGAAATGTGTGGTAATGGTATTCGCTGTTTAGGAAGATTTATAGCCGATTTAGAAGGCGAATCCCGAAACAAAGACTCATATCGCATTCATACCCTAGCTGGGATGATTACACCTCAACTGATGGCTGATGGTCAAGTTAAGGTAGATATGGGTTTACCAAGATTACTAGCTGGGGAAATTCCCACCACCCTGGGTACTGCTGAGACAAAAGTAATTAATCAACCCATAGAAGTAGCGGGTCAAACTTGGGAAGTCACCTGTGTCAGTATGGGAAATCCTCACTGTATTACCTTTGTCGAAGATGTTGCGGCTATTCCCTTAGAAATTATCGGACCCCAATTTGAACATCACCCAGCCTTTCCCCAACGCATAAATACTGAATTTATTCAAGTAGTCAGTCGAGACTATGTAAAAATGCGGGTATGGGAACGAGGAGCAGGTATAACATTAGCCTGTGGGACAGGTGCTTGTGCTTCCTTAGTGGCTGGGGTATTGACTGGAAAATGCGATCGCATCGCCACCGTAGAATTACCAGGTGGACCCTTGCAAATTGAATGGTCAGAAATCGACCAACGAATTTACATGACAGGTCCAGCCCAACTAGTATTCACAGGACAACTGTAA